The following proteins come from a genomic window of Miscanthus floridulus cultivar M001 chromosome 2, ASM1932011v1, whole genome shotgun sequence:
- the LOC136536733 gene encoding patellin-2-like: MDAEAPEQQAGRSYVRATTEVPAAQTTKVLEQQEGITVEQHTEGASGHQAERHPVVEEQESSHQADQAAAPRGSGRHRRFKKFNRKTKPATPRPVTLVEQMPTAPIRESPSARQTKDGPAAAAGGPSDGESLAHMTGASTTATEAMTENIDTLEAETLADVDVPAAKETTPSMVEEQLAPPAAMPGVVGATVRPQSPPMVPQATTEEDKEEVVIVEEENTTREIKRLKSAVARVMTQIEGIARTAEQRHQLMKRMEPLAEENKKLREALDLLEKSIKRAQRERDLAESNSWDLAHQKGVLSEQLTAASEQLKKKSEQLSKTQNSASFARTSSKFDKRKRKSQSEQTNWPKN; the protein is encoded by the exons ATGGATGCTGAAGCTCCCGAGCAGCAAGCAGGGAGAAGTTATGTGCGGGCAACAACGGAAGTCCCAGCGGCGCAGACGACCAAAGTCCTCGAGCAACAAGAGGGGATAACCGTAGAGCAGCacacagagggggcctcggggcACCAAGCAGAGCGGCACCCTGTTGTAGAGGAGCAAGAGTCCTCCCATCAGGCGGACCAAGCAGCAGCGCCTAGGGGATCAGGCAGGCATCGTCGGTTCAAGAAATttaatcggaagaccaaacc GGCTACACCGAGGCCCGTAACCTTAGTAGAACAAATGCCAACTGCTCCCATccgggagtccccgagtgctcggcaAACAAAGGATGGGCCAGCTGCCGCTGCCGGCGGTCCTAGTGAtggtgaatcattggcgcacaTGACAGGCGCATCGACGACCGCGACCGAGGCTATGACCGAAAACATTGATACTTTGGAAGCGGAAACTTTAGCTGATGTTGACGTGCCGGCGGCTAAGGAAACAACTCCGTCAATGGTTGAGGAGCAACTGGCACCACCTGCAGCgatgccaggagtggtcggagcaACTGTCCGACCACAGAGTCCCCCAATGGTGCCTCAAGCGACGACGGAGGAGGACAAG GAAGAGGTAGTAAttgtcgaggaagaaaacaccactagggaaataaagaggttgaaatccgccgtTGCTAGAgtaatgactcaaatcgag GGGATCGCTCGAACTGCCGAGCAACGgcaccaactgatgaagaggatggagcccctcgccgaggaaaacaagaaactccGGGAGGCATTAGATCTTTTGGAAAAGAGTATCAAGAGGGCTcagcgcgagcgggaccttgcaGAGTCTAACTCATGGGACCTTGCACATCAGAAGGGGGTTCTGTCCGAACAACTAACGGCTGCatccgagcagctgaagaagaaatCCGAGCAACTG agcaagacgcAGAACTCAGCCAGCTTCGCCAGAACATCGAGCAAATTTGACAAGAGAAAACGAAAGAGTCAGagtgagcagacaaactggccgaagaaCTGA